ATTCAAAATTAGAAACGCGTTTAGGTGCAAGTTTAGATTTAGCTGTATCTCGCCAATTTGTTCATGTAGCGGCGGATGTAAATCAGATTAATTATAGTAATTTTACTGATTTAAATCGCAATGAATGGAGTGTAAATTTAATTTGGGATTGGGTTGTAGGTAGTATTGCAACTGGGCAGTTAAGGACAAGCACATCAACACGCATGGCTTCATTTGAGGATAATATTTTTGGCTTAAATAGCAATAGTATTTTGGATATGCAAAAGCAAAATAGCATAAATTGGCAAGGGGCATTGCAATTACAAAACAGCATTGCCATTATTGGTTCTGCAATAGTTAGCACTGAGCAACATGATATAAAAAATTATATTGATACAAAAAATGAAATGGCTAGCATAGGATTGAGGTACAGTTCAAGCAAAGGTAATTATATCTCAGCTAAGCATAGTTGGCGAAAGTATATCTATGATCAAGATTTATTTTTAAGGGCTGGCTTTACCGAACAAATTACCTCACTAGATCTTGCCTATGCGCCTGATAGTAAAGTAGATATAAACATTTCTTTAGGAATAAGCCGTTGGGTTTCTGATTTTAATAATGAAAAACAATACACTCCCCAAGGTGATTTAGGGCTTCTTTGGCAGATCACAGATAAAACACGGCTAAGATTCAGCTACGGTGAAAAATTTGCAGAGTTTACAAGCGGCGCAGGGCGAAACTTAGATCAGTATATGAATTTTAATGCTCGATGGACTATGTCAGAAAAAATAAATTGGAATCTTGATTTGAACCAGCGTAATCGTAGTGTTCAAGTTGCCGGAAGTGAATCAAGTAGTGAAGAAGAAACAAATACCGCACGCTTAAGCATTGGCTATAAAGCATTACAACAGCTAACAATTAATAGCTATTTGCAAACAGAAAAGCGGAACAGTAGCTTGAATAATGCTGATTATAAATACTACCAAATCGGTATGAATGCCACGCTGGTTTATTAAGTGTTTAATAAACGATAAGTGCATTAATTTTTAATTAATCAATGATAAACTTATCAGAAGGTATATATTACTGTGAATGATACAGCCCAAAAAATAGACCAATATATAGATGAAAGCCAATTAGAATCGAGTATTGTGTCTGCTCCAAGTTTGTTAGCAGATCGATTCCGCGAATTCTCTAATGCTGCGCCTTTTATTAGCTTTTTTAAGCTGTTTATCGATCCAGTGCTGGTTGTGGTAACACTGTACTTATTATCTATACCCTTTGATGTTGCAATGGATGGGTATGAGTTTATTTTAGGCGCACTTGCATTTTTACTAACCGCCCTTTTGTTAGATGGGATGTTTTTATTTATTCCTGGTTATTCTAGATCATGGCAAGGGCTTGGGCGTTTTATCGTGGAATGGTTAGGTGTTGTGATAGGCTTAGTATTAATAGGGCGAGTCTCTGGATTTGTAAATTATTACCATCCACCATTTGTTATTACATGGTTTATTGTGGCACCAATTGTGCTAATTGGTGTGCATGTTGCGATCCGAGTTTATGTGTTACGGGTTGATTCAGGTGAAAATGCAGAACATAGTAAAGTTATTGTTGTTGGGGTTAATCAACCAAGCCAGTTATTAGTTAAAAACATCAATGAAGAACCTTTTTTAAAAATGGATTTTATTGGATATTTTGATGATAGGGCCATCAGTAGACTGCCAAAAAGTGCATCAGAACATTTAATAGGTGGCTTGGATATTTTACCTCAATTTGTTAAAAAAAATGGTATAAAAAAAATATTTATTTCATTGCCTATGAGCTCTCAACCGCGGGTTTTAGATTTAATTGACGAGCTGAAAGATAGCACAGCATCAATTTATTTTATTCCTGACTTATTTGTTTTTGATTTAATTAATGCACGCTTTGATAATGTGGCTGGAATGCCGATTGTGGCTATTTGTGAAAGTCCTTTTATGGGTTTGAATGGCGTAGTTAAAAGAATTAGCGATATTGTATTGTCTGTGCTTATTTTAATGATAATTTGGCCTATTTTACTCTGCGTTGCTATAGCGGTTAAATCTACATCTGCTGGGCCAGTATTTTTTAAGCAACGCCGCTATGGCGAAAATGGCGATAGCGTGCTGGTCTATAAATTTCGATCAATGACGGTAATGGAAGACGGCGATAAAGTTGTCCAAGCAACTAAGAATGATCAAAGGATAACTGCAGTGGGTGGCTTTTTACGTAAAACATCGTTAGATGAGCTGCCGCAGTTTATTAATGTACTGCAAGGAAAAATGAGTATTGTAGGGCCAAGGCCACATGCCAATGCACATAATGAGCAGTATAGAAAATTAATCAAAGGCTACATGATTAGGCATAAAGTAAAACCCGGCATTACAGGATGGGCTCAGGTAAATGGCTTTAGAGGCGAGACAGATACATTAGATAAAATGCAAAACCGCATAAAATACGATTTAGATTACTTGCGTAATTGGTCGGTGTGGCTAGATTTGAAAATTATAGTTTTAACTGTTGCTGTAGTGCTTCGTGACAGGAATGCGTATTAAATTCAACTTGAAAAAATATTAAGGAATTAAAATGCTAAAAACAGCTATCAAACCTATTGTGTTATCTATTGCTGCTGTAATATTGCTATCTGCGTGCGGTGATAAAGATGAAAAGAAATCACCTAGCCAAGTTTTGGTAAAGGTCAACAAAACTGAAATTACGGTTCATCAATTAAATGGTTTGCTTGGACAAGTACAAAATGCTAGCCCCGCTATTAAGCAACAAATGCTCGATCAACTTATTGATCAAGAACTGTTGGTGCAAAAAGCAACGGATTTAAAGCTAGATAGAGAGCCTAATATAGTACAAGCGATTGAAGCGGCTAAGCGTCAAATCTTATCGCAAGCCGCAGCAGAGCGAGTATTAGGCAAAGCGGAAGAGTTAAAGCCTGAAGAAATTGATAAATTTTACAATGAAAATCCTGCTTTATTTGCCGAGCGAAAAAATTATGATTTTTTAGTGTTTAGTATTGATAAAAAATCATATACCGATGGGATAATTAAACAGCTAGATAAAGTAAGCAATGCACAGCAGGTAAAAGCCACTTTAGATGCTGAAAAAATTGCATTTAGTGAAAATGAAGTTAAACGTACCGCAGAGCAATTACCATTAGCCTTATTGCCAAAATTTTCGGTGATGAAAATTGGCGATATTATGACAATGCCAGAGGGCGATAAAGTGGTGTTGTTGGTATTAAAAGAAAGCATTTTAGCCCCTGTTGCTAAAGAAAATGCCGCACCACTTATTAAGCGTTATCTGCAAAATGATAAAGCCCAAGTGGATGCCAAAGTGAAGATCAAAGCATTGCGTGATGCAGCAAAAATTGAATATACCCAAAAATTTGTTGAGCCCAATCCCAATCCAGAGGCAGCAAGCGGCACGTCGAGCACGGATGATGGATTAAAAGCAGGATTGAAAGGGCTAAAATAATGAAAGCAAAGCTTGTTATCGCCTTGGTTTTTGTATTTTTTTACAATACTTTTGCCATTGCTGCACCTAATGCTGAATATCGCCTTGGGCCTGGCGATATAGTTAAAATTAGTGTTTATGATCACCCTGATTTAACAACAGAATTGCAGTTAAATGATAAGGGGGCTGTTGCATTCCCTTTACTTGGCGAGATCAAGCTATTGGGATTGCAATACACCGAGGCAGAAGCTTTAATTGGTGATTCGCTTAAAAAAGGGGAATTTATTAATAGCCCTAATGTAAGTGTTTTAATCTCTCAGTACCGTAGCCAGCGGATTGCTGTGATTGGTGAGGTGAATCGATCAGGGCGATATGCGCTAGAAGGTGCTACGGGGTTAGTAGATTTGATCGCTATTGCTGGCGGGCTAAACCCAAATGCGGGTGACAAAATTATCGTGTTGCGTGGGGTAGAGCGTATTGAATATAGCTTAAATCAATCGATGAAATTATCGAATGAAGAAAAGCGCAATATGCCCATAATTAATGGTGATGTCGTTTACGTGCCTCGTGCTCAGCAGTTTTATGTTTATGGTGAAGTAAATCGTCCTGGTGTGTTTCGCATGGAGCCAAAAATGACGGTGATGCAGGCATTGGCGGTTGCAGGGGGATTTAATCCACGTGCATCTCAGCGCAGGTTAGAAATTCATCGTATTGATCAGTTTGGTGCGGTTACGAAAGTAGAGGCTGAATTGAGTGATTTACTCGTAGAAAACGATACTATTTTTGTGCAAGAAAGCCTTTTCTAATCTAATCGTGATAGAGCAAATCTAATAATGACACTCGAACAGTTTTTAAATATCCTACGTGCTAGAAAGCTTATTGGAGTTGCTGTTTTTTCTACTGTTATTTTAGTAACCCTGATTATTAGCCTGATATTACCAAAGCAATATACGTCTGATGCTGCTTTGGCCGTTGATATCAAAGCGACTGATCCAGTTACAGGGCAGCAGGTAGCTGGATTTTTAGCCCCAAGTTTTATGGCTACGCAAGTTGAAATGATTGCTAGTCAGAATGGGGCATTAAAAGTTGTGGATACGCTGGGGCTGATAAATCTGCCAGAAGCGCAGGCGCAATTTATTGAGGCCACTAAGGGGCGTGGTGACATTAGGAATTGGTTTGCTGAATCTTTATTAAAAGGTTTAGAAGTAAAACCTAGCCGTGAAAGTAATGTGATTAATTTGTCTTATACAGCAACTGATCCACAGTTTGCAGCCACTTTAGCCAATGCCTTTACTCAGGCCTATATTCGTACAACAATTGATATTAAAGTGGCATCGGCGCAGCAAAATAATATTTTTTTCCAAGAGCAATTGAAAACGCTACAAGCGAATCTGGAAAAAACGCAACAAAAACTATCTGAATATCAGCAAGAAAAAGGCATCGTTGCAACTGATGAACGCCTTGATATTGAAATGCAGCGTTTAAATGAAATATCTAGTCAATTGGTAGGGGCTCAATCACAAACTTTTGACGCTCAAGCCCGGGCACGCGGTGGCCAAAGTGCGCCAGATGTTTTAAATAACCCACTTATCCTGCAATTAAAAGGCCAATTATCGGCTCAGGAAGCAAAGTTAAAAGAGTTGGCAGAAAAAAATGGCCCAAATCATCCGCATTATCGCCAAGCACTGGCTGAGGTGACTGCAACACAAAATCAATTAAATGACTTGATGACTCAATACTCGGGGGGCTTAAGCGGGGTTGCTGGTAATTCACAATCACGTCAGGCCGCATTAAATCAAGCAATGAAAACACAGAAAGAACGTGTTTTAGAGCTGAAGTCAGGCCGTGCCAATATTGATGTATTACAGCGTAATGTAGATAATGCACAGCGTAGTTATGATCAAGCCTTGCAGCGTTTTAGTCAGACAATGCTAGAAAGTCGCTCTGATCTTAGCAATATCACTATTTTGAAATCTGCCATACCACCACTAAAGCATTCCAGCCCTAAAACGCTATTAAATCTAGTGCTATCTATATTTGTTGGCACTTTATTAGCAGTAATTGTTTCAATGGTTGCAGAGTTATTTGATCGTAAAATTCGCAGCAAAGAAGATATTGAATCCATTCTGGGTATTGCTGTGCTTGCTGATTTACCTATACCCGCGGCTAAAAAGAAATCGTATCGCCGATTGGCGGAGGTAAAAGCATGAATACCATGGTTAATAAAGAGGAGCTATCTGCCGCGGCATCTGTGGGAAATATCGGCAAGCAATTACTAGATTCTGGGAAGTTAACAGCAAACCAGGCTGAAAAAGTATTATTAATGCAAAAAGAAACTAATTTGCGTTTTGGTCAGGCTGCGATTCAACTGGGGTTTATTACTGAAGCAGATATTCAATCCGTACTGGCGCATCAGTTTGCCTATCCCTATTTAATTGCAGGGCAAAGCGATATTGATCAGCGCATCTTGGCAGCGTATCAACCTTTTGATCCTAGTGTTGAAGCACTACGCAGTTTGCGCAGTCAGCTCTTGCTGCGCTGGGTAGAAAGCGGCAATAAATCGATAGCCTTGGCTTCTTATGATGCAGGTCTAACTGCTGATTTGCTGGCAGCTAATTTGGCTGTGGTGTTTTCACAGCTAGGTGAGCATACCTTATTGGTGGATGCTAATTTGCGCTCCCCACATCAGCATGCCTTATTTGGGCAAACAAATCGTATTGGTTTAAGCGATGTTTTGGCTAATAGAGCAGGGCTTGAGGCGATACAAAAAGTTGGCGATTTACGCGATCTATCCGTGCTTTCTGCGGGTACACAAGCACCCAACCCGCAAGAGCTGCTTTCAAGAGATTCATTTAGCCAGCTAGTAGGCGAGCTTGCCAATCAGTTTGATGTGGTCATTTACCACACTAGCCCATTGATGTGCGCCATGGATGCTCAGCTTATCGCCGCCAGAACTAAAGGAGTTGTTTTGATTGTAAATCGCAACCAAACAACGGTTAAAGGCCTAGCACAAGCCCGTGAGCAGCTGGAGTCCACTGGAGCAGAGATTCTAGGCTGCGTGCTTGCTACGGCTGAGGAGTGAACCACATGATGGCCTATGCACATAATCCACGCGAATTACTGATTAAAACTGGGCCAGTATTGATTGGCTTGGCTGCTATGTTTATTCCGGCATTTTGGTGGTTGCTAAACCATATCTGGGGGGAAGAGAGCCAAGCCCACGGCCCCATTGTCTTGGCGATAGGATTATGGCTTTTCTATCGCAATAAAGACGGCTTAATCTCTGCCTGTATTGAGGGGAAACAGCAGCCAGCATTGGGGGGGATTTTGTTGCTTGTTAGTTGCCTATTATTTATCTTAGGTAAATCACAATCAATTGATTTGGTATTGGCTTTTTCTTTTATTGCGGTGCTTGCTTCATTATTGCTGTTATTTGGTGGCTGGGCTGCATTGCGCTTAATGTGGTTCCCATTGTTTTTTATGTTATTTATGTTGCCTTTGCCTGGCGTATTGGTGACGGCACTTACTTTGCCTATGAAAATGGCGGTTTCTTATGTTGCAGAAGCCTTGCTATATCATGCGGGCTATCCTGTTTCGCGTACTGGGGTAATTATTCAAATAGCACAATACCAAATGTTGGTAGCAGATGCCTGTGCTGGTTTACATACACTATTTACTTTAGAGGCGATTGGTTTATTATATTTAAACTTAATGGGATATAAATCTGTGCCACGCAATGTTTGTATTGCATTGATGGTTGTGCCAATTTCATTCGCTGCGAACACAATTCGTGTAATCATCCTTATTTTAATCACCTATTATTTTGGCGATGCCGCAGGCCAAGGTTTTTTGCATGGCTTTGCTGGTTTTGTATTATTTGGGGCCGCGTTATTTTTGCTCATGTCGTTTGACACATTGCTTGGCTGGATCATGAAAAAGTGTGGTATTACTGATGCAGGAATTAAAAAAAATGCTTAATTTAAAAAAAAATAAATATGCATTGGTTATTGCTACAGCTTTATTTTTATCGGCAGTTTTAGGCTATACACTCACCCCCAAAAATGCGATGGCCGATACGAAGCCAAAGATAGATTTAGAAAAATCGATTCCTAAAACCTTTGCGGACTGGACACAAGATACACGCGTTGTGCCCATTAGTAAAAATCCAGAATTACAAGAAAAACTGGATAATCTATATAGCCAAATAGTAAACCGTACTTATATTAATGCTAAAGGCGAGCAAATCATGCTTTCTATTGCCTATGGCAGAGATCAAGGAGGGGATGGGTCGCAAGTACATAGGCCAGAGTACTGTTATCCGGCTCAAGGATTTGAATTGAAAAACACTCACGATGGCAAATTAAAATATAAAAATGATTATATACCGGTACGGCGTTTACTTGCGGTAAACGGGAGTAGAACAGAGCCAATAAGCTATTGGATTACCGTAGGTGAAACCGCGCTGCGTTCTGGCTTTGATAGAAAGTTAGCTCAAATAAGTTACGGCTTAAAAGGCACGATTCCAGATGGCTTATTATTTAGGGTGTCCAATATTTCAACAGAAATAGATGCTTCGTATCAGCTGCAAGAAAAATTTACCAATGATCTATTAAATAATGTTGATAAACAAACCAGAGTTAGACTGGCTGGAAATTTAAATGGAGAATAATATGAGTAAAAAAGTTGCGCTAATTACGGGTGTTACCGGCCAAGACGGCTCTTAC
This genomic interval from Iodobacter fluviatilis contains the following:
- a CDS encoding undecaprenyl-phosphate glucose phosphotransferase; translation: MNDTAQKIDQYIDESQLESSIVSAPSLLADRFREFSNAAPFISFFKLFIDPVLVVVTLYLLSIPFDVAMDGYEFILGALAFLLTALLLDGMFLFIPGYSRSWQGLGRFIVEWLGVVIGLVLIGRVSGFVNYYHPPFVITWFIVAPIVLIGVHVAIRVYVLRVDSGENAEHSKVIVVGVNQPSQLLVKNINEEPFLKMDFIGYFDDRAISRLPKSASEHLIGGLDILPQFVKKNGIKKIFISLPMSSQPRVLDLIDELKDSTASIYFIPDLFVFDLINARFDNVAGMPIVAICESPFMGLNGVVKRISDIVLSVLILMIIWPILLCVAIAVKSTSAGPVFFKQRRYGENGDSVLVYKFRSMTVMEDGDKVVQATKNDQRITAVGGFLRKTSLDELPQFINVLQGKMSIVGPRPHANAHNEQYRKLIKGYMIRHKVKPGITGWAQVNGFRGETDTLDKMQNRIKYDLDYLRNWSVWLDLKIIVLTVAVVLRDRNAY
- a CDS encoding EpsD family peptidyl-prolyl cis-trans isomerase; protein product: MLKTAIKPIVLSIAAVILLSACGDKDEKKSPSQVLVKVNKTEITVHQLNGLLGQVQNASPAIKQQMLDQLIDQELLVQKATDLKLDREPNIVQAIEAAKRQILSQAAAERVLGKAEELKPEEIDKFYNENPALFAERKNYDFLVFSIDKKSYTDGIIKQLDKVSNAQQVKATLDAEKIAFSENEVKRTAEQLPLALLPKFSVMKIGDIMTMPEGDKVVLLVLKESILAPVAKENAAPLIKRYLQNDKAQVDAKVKIKALRDAAKIEYTQKFVEPNPNPEAASGTSSTDDGLKAGLKGLK
- a CDS encoding SLBB domain-containing protein, producing the protein MKAKLVIALVFVFFYNTFAIAAPNAEYRLGPGDIVKISVYDHPDLTTELQLNDKGAVAFPLLGEIKLLGLQYTEAEALIGDSLKKGEFINSPNVSVLISQYRSQRIAVIGEVNRSGRYALEGATGLVDLIAIAGGLNPNAGDKIIVLRGVERIEYSLNQSMKLSNEEKRNMPIINGDVVYVPRAQQFYVYGEVNRPGVFRMEPKMTVMQALAVAGGFNPRASQRRLEIHRIDQFGAVTKVEAELSDLLVENDTIFVQESLF
- the epsF gene encoding chain length determinant protein EpsF; the encoded protein is MTLEQFLNILRARKLIGVAVFSTVILVTLIISLILPKQYTSDAALAVDIKATDPVTGQQVAGFLAPSFMATQVEMIASQNGALKVVDTLGLINLPEAQAQFIEATKGRGDIRNWFAESLLKGLEVKPSRESNVINLSYTATDPQFAATLANAFTQAYIRTTIDIKVASAQQNNIFFQEQLKTLQANLEKTQQKLSEYQQEKGIVATDERLDIEMQRLNEISSQLVGAQSQTFDAQARARGGQSAPDVLNNPLILQLKGQLSAQEAKLKELAEKNGPNHPHYRQALAEVTATQNQLNDLMTQYSGGLSGVAGNSQSRQAALNQAMKTQKERVLELKSGRANIDVLQRNVDNAQRSYDQALQRFSQTMLESRSDLSNITILKSAIPPLKHSSPKTLLNLVLSIFVGTLLAVIVSMVAELFDRKIRSKEDIESILGIAVLADLPIPAAKKKSYRRLAEVKA
- the epsG gene encoding chain length determinant protein tyrosine kinase EpsG; this encodes MNTMVNKEELSAAASVGNIGKQLLDSGKLTANQAEKVLLMQKETNLRFGQAAIQLGFITEADIQSVLAHQFAYPYLIAGQSDIDQRILAAYQPFDPSVEALRSLRSQLLLRWVESGNKSIALASYDAGLTADLLAANLAVVFSQLGEHTLLVDANLRSPHQHALFGQTNRIGLSDVLANRAGLEAIQKVGDLRDLSVLSAGTQAPNPQELLSRDSFSQLVGELANQFDVVIYHTSPLMCAMDAQLIAARTKGVVLIVNRNQTTVKGLAQAREQLESTGAEILGCVLATAEE
- the xrtB gene encoding exosortase B, translated to MMAYAHNPRELLIKTGPVLIGLAAMFIPAFWWLLNHIWGEESQAHGPIVLAIGLWLFYRNKDGLISACIEGKQQPALGGILLLVSCLLFILGKSQSIDLVLAFSFIAVLASLLLLFGGWAALRLMWFPLFFMLFMLPLPGVLVTALTLPMKMAVSYVAEALLYHAGYPVSRTGVIIQIAQYQMLVADACAGLHTLFTLEAIGLLYLNLMGYKSVPRNVCIALMVVPISFAANTIRVIILILITYYFGDAAGQGFLHGFAGFVLFGAALFLLMSFDTLLGWIMKKCGITDAGIKKNA
- the epsI gene encoding exosortase-associated protein EpsI, B-type, whose amino-acid sequence is MQELKKMLNLKKNKYALVIATALFLSAVLGYTLTPKNAMADTKPKIDLEKSIPKTFADWTQDTRVVPISKNPELQEKLDNLYSQIVNRTYINAKGEQIMLSIAYGRDQGGDGSQVHRPEYCYPAQGFELKNTHDGKLKYKNDYIPVRRLLAVNGSRTEPISYWITVGETALRSGFDRKLAQISYGLKGTIPDGLLFRVSNISTEIDASYQLQEKFTNDLLNNVDKQTRVRLAGNLNGE